In Kineococcus rhizosphaerae, the following proteins share a genomic window:
- a CDS encoding phosphatidate cytidylyltransferase has translation MTSETTRKPPRRAGRNLPAAIGMGLAMGGVLIASLFVRREAFLVLASAAVLYGTIEVVRAFRARHLRVPVLPPVAGTLAMLPGAYLGGGETLFVAYALTVFAVVAYRLVAGDGDHGSEVRVPAVRDVAGGVFIVTYGPLLAGFAMLMLAATQGAWRVLVFVLVVICSDVGGYAAGVFFGKHPMAPSVSPKKSWEGSAGSLLVGALAGAIALPLTLGGHWWQGVVLGLVTVVVAIGGDLSESMLKRDLGIKDMGTLLPGHGGVMDRLDSLLPAAPVVHLLLLWFVGP, from the coding sequence GTGACCAGCGAGACCACGCGCAAGCCACCGCGGCGGGCCGGGCGCAACCTGCCCGCCGCGATCGGCATGGGACTGGCCATGGGCGGCGTGCTCATCGCGAGCCTGTTCGTCCGCCGCGAGGCGTTCCTCGTGCTGGCCAGCGCCGCCGTCCTCTACGGGACGATCGAGGTGGTGCGGGCCTTCCGGGCCCGGCACCTGCGCGTCCCCGTGCTGCCGCCCGTCGCGGGCACCCTGGCCATGCTGCCGGGTGCCTACCTCGGCGGCGGGGAGACCCTCTTCGTCGCCTACGCCCTGACGGTCTTCGCCGTCGTCGCCTACCGGCTCGTGGCCGGTGACGGCGACCACGGCTCCGAGGTCCGGGTCCCCGCGGTCCGCGACGTCGCGGGCGGGGTCTTCATCGTCACGTACGGCCCGCTGCTGGCCGGGTTCGCCATGCTCATGCTGGCCGCGACGCAGGGCGCCTGGCGGGTGCTCGTCTTCGTGCTCGTCGTCATCTGCAGCGACGTCGGCGGGTACGCGGCGGGCGTCTTCTTCGGCAAGCACCCCATGGCCCCCTCGGTCAGCCCCAAGAAGTCGTGGGAGGGCAGCGCCGGGTCCCTGCTCGTCGGGGCGCTGGCCGGGGCGATCGCGCTGCCGCTGACCCTGGGCGGTCACTGGTGGCAGGGCGTGGTCCTGGGGCTGGTGACCGTCGTCGTCGCCATCGGCGGGGACCTGTCGGAGTCGATGCTCAAGCGCGACCTCGGCATCAAGGACATGGGCACGCTGCTGCCCGGGCACGGCGGGGTGATGGACCGGCTGGACTCGCTGCTGCCGGCCGCCCCCGTCGTGCACCTCCTGCTCCTGTGGTTCGTCGGCCCCTGA
- the frr gene encoding ribosome recycling factor translates to MIDDTLLEAEEKMEKAVEVAKEDFGAIRTGRANAAMFFKILVDYYGAPTPLQQLASFQIPEARSVLITPFDRGAMGEIEKALRNSDLGVNPSNDGNVIRIVLPQLTEERRKDYIKLARSKAEDARVSLRNVRRRAKEELDRIVKDGEAGEDEVGRAEKELESVTKKHVDAVDELLKNKEAELLAV, encoded by the coding sequence GTGATCGACGACACCCTCCTCGAGGCCGAGGAGAAGATGGAAAAGGCGGTCGAGGTCGCCAAGGAGGACTTCGGGGCGATCCGCACCGGCCGGGCGAACGCGGCGATGTTCTTCAAGATCCTGGTGGACTACTACGGCGCGCCCACCCCGCTGCAGCAGCTGGCCAGCTTCCAGATCCCCGAGGCCCGCTCGGTCCTCATCACCCCCTTCGACCGCGGGGCGATGGGGGAGATCGAGAAGGCGCTGCGCAACTCCGACCTCGGCGTCAACCCGAGCAACGACGGCAACGTCATCCGGATCGTGCTGCCGCAGCTGACCGAGGAACGCCGCAAGGACTACATCAAGCTCGCCCGCTCCAAGGCCGAGGACGCCCGCGTCTCGCTGCGCAACGTCCGTCGCCGCGCCAAGGAGGAGCTCGACCGCATCGTCAAGGACGGCGAAGCCGGTGAGGACGAGGTGGGCCGGGCCGAGAAGGAGCTGGAGTCGGTCACCAAGAAGCACGTCGACGCCGTCGACGAGCTGCTGAAGAACAAGGAAGCCGAGCTCCTCGCCGTCTGA
- the pyrH gene encoding UMP kinase, with the protein MSEPSLTVDLEAGTVHPRPAYQRVLLKLSGEFFGNGQVGVDPDVIAQVAREIAGPVKEGVQVAIVVGGGNFFRGAELSQRGMERSRADYMGMLGTVMNALALQDFLEQAGVQTRVQTAITMGQVAEPYIPRRAIRHMEKGRVVIFGAGAGMPYFSTDTVAAQRALEVRADAVLMAKNGVDGVYTGDPRTDPAATKIDTISYAEAMRKNLRVVDQTAFSLCMDNRLPMMVFGMEGQGVARALRGERIGTQVIAD; encoded by the coding sequence GTGAGCGAGCCCAGCCTGACCGTCGACCTCGAGGCCGGGACCGTCCACCCGCGGCCCGCGTACCAGCGCGTGCTCCTGAAGCTGTCGGGGGAGTTCTTCGGCAACGGCCAGGTCGGCGTCGACCCCGACGTCATCGCCCAGGTGGCCCGCGAGATCGCCGGTCCCGTCAAGGAGGGCGTCCAGGTCGCGATCGTCGTCGGCGGCGGCAACTTCTTCCGCGGCGCCGAGCTGTCGCAGCGCGGCATGGAGCGCAGCCGCGCCGACTACATGGGCATGCTCGGGACGGTCATGAACGCCCTGGCCCTGCAGGACTTCCTGGAGCAGGCCGGCGTCCAGACCCGCGTGCAGACCGCCATCACGATGGGCCAGGTCGCCGAGCCGTACATCCCGCGGCGCGCCATCCGGCACATGGAGAAGGGCCGTGTCGTGATCTTCGGTGCGGGCGCCGGCATGCCGTACTTCTCCACCGACACCGTCGCGGCCCAGCGCGCGCTCGAGGTGCGCGCCGACGCGGTGCTGATGGCCAAGAACGGCGTCGACGGCGTCTACACGGGCGACCCGCGCACCGATCCGGCCGCCACCAAGATCGACACGATCAGCTACGCGGAGGCGATGCGGAAGAACCTGCGCGTCGTCGACCAGACCGCCTTCAGCCTGTGCATGGACAACCGCCTGCCGATGATGGTCTTCGGGATGGAGGGCCAGGGCGTGGCCCGTGCCCTGCGGGGTGAGAGGATCGGCACGCAGGTGATCGCGGACTGA
- the tsf gene encoding translation elongation factor Ts, with protein MAAYTAADVKALREKTGAGMLDCKNALVETDGDVEKAIELLRIKGQKGVAKRADRDASNGLVAVHVDGGLGVMVQVNCETDFVAKSEGFVALAEQVLAQAVAVGATDSAALLASEIDGKTVQSVLDEANATMGEKILVPNVARIEGKHVSAYLHRTATDLPPTIGVLVALDVDNDALGKDIAMHTAAMSPTYLTRDEVPAEKVESERRIAEETAREEKKPEAALPKIVEGRVNSFFKDNVLLEQPFAKDQKVTITKLLADAGAQVTAFARFRAGV; from the coding sequence GTGGCTGCGTACACCGCCGCTGACGTCAAGGCGCTGCGCGAGAAGACCGGCGCCGGCATGCTCGACTGCAAGAACGCCCTGGTGGAGACCGACGGCGACGTCGAGAAGGCCATCGAGCTGCTGCGCATCAAGGGCCAGAAGGGCGTCGCCAAGCGCGCCGACCGCGACGCCTCCAACGGCCTCGTGGCCGTGCACGTGGACGGTGGCCTCGGCGTCATGGTCCAGGTCAACTGCGAGACCGACTTCGTCGCCAAGTCCGAGGGCTTCGTGGCCCTGGCCGAGCAGGTGCTGGCCCAGGCCGTGGCCGTCGGCGCGACCGACTCCGCCGCCCTGCTCGCCTCCGAGATCGACGGCAAGACCGTCCAGTCCGTCCTCGACGAGGCCAACGCCACGATGGGCGAGAAGATCCTCGTCCCCAACGTCGCGCGCATCGAGGGCAAGCACGTCTCGGCGTACCTGCACCGCACCGCCACCGACCTGCCCCCGACCATCGGTGTCCTCGTCGCCCTCGACGTCGACAACGACGCCCTGGGCAAGGACATCGCCATGCACACCGCCGCGATGAGCCCGACCTACCTCACCCGCGACGAGGTCCCGGCCGAGAAGGTCGAGTCCGAGCGCCGCATCGCCGAGGAGACCGCGCGCGAGGAGAAGAAGCCCGAGGCCGCGCTGCCCAAGATCGTCGAGGGTCGCGTCAACTCCTTCTTCAAGGACAACGTCCTGCTCGAGCAGCCGTTCGCCAAGGACCAGAAGGTCACGATCACCAAGCTGCTGGCCGACGCCGGCGCCCAGGTGACCGCGTTCGCCCGCTTCCGGGCCGGCGTCTGA
- the rpsB gene encoding 30S ribosomal protein S2: protein MAVVTMRQLLESGVHFGHQTRRWNPKMKRFLFTERNGIYIIDLQQSLSFIDRAYDFVKETVAHGGSILFIGTKKQAQESIAEQAARVGMPYVNQRWLGGMLTNFQTVSKRISRMRELEQVDFDDVAASGLTKKELLVLRREYDKLTKTLGGIRDMTKVPSAVWIVDTNKEHLAVDEAKKLNIPVVAILDSNCDPDDVDYRIPGNDDAIRSVTLLTRVIADAVAEGLQVRHGGKGEAAEPLAAWEQDLLAGNEGEQTGGSESAATAEGSTAPEAAAAEAAEGQPAEAAATEGDAVEAPAEETTEAPAQV, encoded by the coding sequence ATGGCCGTCGTGACGATGCGCCAGCTGCTCGAGTCCGGTGTGCACTTCGGACACCAGACCCGTCGCTGGAACCCCAAGATGAAGCGCTTCCTCTTCACCGAGCGCAACGGCATCTACATCATCGACCTGCAGCAGTCGCTGTCGTTCATCGACCGCGCCTACGACTTCGTCAAGGAGACCGTCGCCCACGGCGGCTCGATCCTGTTCATCGGCACGAAGAAGCAGGCTCAGGAGTCCATCGCCGAGCAGGCCGCGCGCGTGGGCATGCCCTACGTCAACCAGCGCTGGCTCGGCGGCATGCTGACCAACTTCCAGACCGTCAGCAAGCGGATCTCCCGCATGCGCGAGCTGGAGCAGGTCGACTTCGACGACGTCGCCGCCTCCGGTCTGACGAAGAAGGAACTGCTCGTCCTGCGTCGCGAGTACGACAAGCTGACCAAGACCCTGGGCGGCATCCGCGACATGACCAAGGTCCCCTCCGCGGTCTGGATCGTCGACACGAACAAGGAGCACCTCGCGGTCGACGAGGCGAAGAAGCTGAACATCCCGGTCGTCGCGATCCTGGACTCCAACTGCGACCCGGACGACGTCGACTACCGGATCCCCGGCAACGACGACGCCATCCGTTCCGTCACGCTGCTGACCCGGGTCATCGCCGACGCCGTCGCCGAGGGCCTGCAGGTCCGTCACGGTGGCAAGGGCGAGGCGGCCGAGCCGCTCGCCGCCTGGGAGCAGGACCTGCTCGCCGGCAACGAGGGTGAGCAGACCGGTGGCTCCGAGTCCGCCGCGACCGCCGAGGGCTCCACCGCCCCCGAGGCCGCTGCCGCCGAGGCCGCCGAGGGTCAGCCGGCCGAGGCCGCCGCCACCGAGGGCGACGCCGTCGAGGCGCCGGCCGAGGAGACCACTGAGGCTCCCGCCCAGGTCTGA